A segment of the Parasphingopyxis algicola genome:
CATCGAGCAGGACCCGCAAATGCCTTCGCGGCACGAGCGGCGGAAGGTCAGCGAACTGTCCTGTTCGCCCTTCATCTTGATAAGCGCGTCGAGCACCATCGGGCCGCACTCATCGAGATCGATCTCGAAACGGTCATAGCGCGGATTCTCGCCGCTATCCGGGTCGTAGCGATAGACTTTGAAGGTCTTGGTCCGGTCGCCGTCCGATGTGTGGACCTTGCCGTTCTTGCGGACCTTGCTGTTCTTCGGAAGCGTGAATTCGGCCATGGCTCTTCGATTTCCTTCCCGTTTGGCAGCGAGATAGCGCGTCATGCCGCACTGCGGAAGGGGTAGCGCACCTCATTTTTGCGAGAGGGCCGCAGAATCCGTCCGGCTTCAGGCTTGCGGCGCTCCCGATTTGCCCCAATCGATGTTACGCGTCGCGTACATGATCGCCGCCAGGGCGACGAACAGCAGCAGCGAACCGATCAGCAGCGAGAAGGTCTCGAGGCTGAGCAGGATGAACATCACCGCATAGAGCCCGGCCAGCAATCCGCCGATATAGGCCGCGCGCCGCCAGCTTTTGAGCACGGCGGCCGAATAGCTGGTATTGAGCCCGACGATGGCGGCCGCGGCGACGATAAAGGCCCAGCCGAAACCGATCAGTTCGGCAAAGGCCAGCAGCAGCACGAAGAAGAGGACGAGTGCGGCGCCGACCAGCAGATATTCGACCGTCGACACCCGCACGCCCGCGATGACATCGAACATCAGATAGGCGAGAAAGGTGAAGCCGATGATCAGGAACCCGTATTTCACCGAACGATCGACCTGCGAATAAAGGTCGACCGGCAGGATCAGGCTGACCCGGGTTTCATATTCGCCGGGCGGCACGTCGTACGCGAAGCGCCCCATACTCATATGCATGTTGGGATCCGGCTGGCCCGCCGCGTCGCCGGTCGCCACCAGGGAGCGGCCGAGCGCCAGGTTCGTTATCCGATAGGTCGCGCTGAAGCCGTCATCCGTCACTTCGGATTCGTCCGGCAGGAAGCCGCCCTGGAAGGATGGGTGCGGCCAGCTCGACCACACCGTCCATTCGGTTTCGCCGGCCAGCGGCTGCAGCGACAGGCGCTGATTGCCCCGGAAGGCCAGCGCAAAAGAGGCGGGAATGCTCGCATCGGCGAGCGCCGAGGCGTCGACGAACGCCGAAAAGCCGGGACCGTTGCCGCCGCCCGATCGCAGATCGACATCATCACCGTTGAAGCGGATATCGGCCTCCTGGATACCGCGCATGTCCGACAGGCCGAACCGCAACTCCGCCCGGTCCAACGCCAGCGACGCGCGCTCCACGCCCAGCCGCGCAAGATCGCCGGGCAACGTGAAACGCACCTGCCCCGATGCGGTGGCGCGATAGACGACCGCCTCGTAGATCGACCGCGCCCGGCGTTCGGGCGCAAGCTCCGTCTCCAGCTCGAAAGTTTCGGGCGCCAGCGCCAGTTCCCGCCAGACCATGCGGGTTCGCGTTACCGCCCGGCCGTTTTCCTGCGTGGTTTCGCTGGTTTCAGCGCGATAGGGAATGACCAGTTGCGGCCCGGACAGGACCTGCGGCCCGCCCCAGCCCTCGGCGATCGATGCCAGCGCCGTCTGCGATTGCTGTTCGCGATCGTAGACGAGCAGCCAGATGGCGAAGAGCGGGATCGAAAGCAGAAATGCCACCAGCAAGACCAAGGCCAGCTTGAATCCGGGCGACCGGTCCGTCGAAGTCTCGCTCATCACACCCTCCACTCAACTCGCCGATGAAATACAACGCTTCGTCGCCAGCTTTGGGAGGGGGTGCGTGAACCGCGGCTTAATGGCTCAGTGGCCGATAAGCCCATTGCGCCGGAGGCTGTCCGCCAGGATCGTTTCGATCAGTTCGGCCTGGGTCAGGCCCGCAAGTTTGGCCGCCCGTCCGAACACTTTTTCGGACCAGAGATTGCAGTTGAGATTGACCTCGAGGAACTGCACCTCGCCGCTTTCGCGATCCAGCCGGAACTCGAACCGGCCATAGTCGAAGGGCCGGAATTCCCGGAACAGCTTGGTCGTCAGTTCGACGATCTTCGGCACCCATTCGGCATCGTCGAACGGATCGAGCGAATATTTGTGCGCACGGCCCACAAGGTCGCGCTTCTCGTAATAGGTACGCAGATGGGTCGGGTCCGCCTGCTGGAAGACCAGCATCGGCAGCACGACCGGATCGCCGGTCGTGATGACGGGTACCTCGACATCGCTACCGTTCAAAAACGGTTCGACGATCGCGTCATGGCCCTGATTGTGGATATCGGCGACCGCGTGCGCGACACCGTCCCAGTCGGTCGCGTCCTGCACACCCCAGGACGCCGACGACGCGTTGGGTTTGACCACCAGCCGGTCGCCCTCGGGACAATCGGCCTCGTCGACCGGTGCACCGCGGCGGTAGACCGCCCAGGGCGAGGTCGGCACGCCCGCGCGCACCGCGACCAGCTTCGACAGATGCTTGTCGTCGGAAAGGCCGCGGATGATCGGGCTCGCGCCGAGATAGGGGATGCGGTGCATGTTGCAGAGCAATGGCCCCAGCATCTCGGAATTGACGAAGCCGGCGCGATTGAGCAGTGGAAAGACGAAATCGACGTCCGGGCGCGTCAGCAAGGCATCGAAACTGTTGGCGAGCGTGAGATTGAGACCGATCTCCTCGAGGATCGTGCGCGTCTCGTGATGGTAAAGCGCGTGGTTGCCGTCTTCGGGATGCAGCCCCCCATCCCATAGCGCATGTTTCGCGATGAACATGATGCGCAGCCGCTCCTTGGCCTCTTGGGGGATGAGGAGCGGTTCGATGGTAGCGGACATGCGATGCGACCCTTTTTCGACTTTGTTAGCCGAGGCCCTTACGCCGCGCCAACCCATTCGACCAGCGCCGCCCGATAGAAAACCGGATCGCGATCGCGGCGTCAGAGCACGATGAAGCCGTTACGCGCAAGGCTGTCGGCGAGGATTGTCTCGAGCAGCTGGGCATGGCTGAACCCGGCCGCCTCGGCCGCCTTGGCCATGACCTTTTCCGACCAGAGATTGCAGTTGAGATTGATCTCGATGAAGTTGATGTCGCCGCTTGTGCGATCGAGGCGGAATTCGATCCGGCCATAGTCGAAGGGGCGGAATGCCTTGGCCACCCGCATCGCCATCTCGGCGACGGCCGGCCCGAATTCCGGATCGTCGAATCGCTGGAGGCTGCTCTTTTCGTTGTTGGAGATCAGATCGCGCTTCTCGTAATAAGTCCAGAGGCGGCTCGGATCCTCGCGCTCGTAAATCAGCATCGGGAGCATCATGGGCTCGTCAATGCTGATGAAGGCGACCTGCACGTCATAGCCGTCGAGATAGGGCTCGACGATGGCATCGTGCCCCTGATTGTGAATATCGGCGACTGCATGTTCGACACCGGCCCAGTCGAACGCGTCGCCTATCCCCCATGATGCAGAGGACGCGTTGGGCTTGATAACCCAGCGTTCGGCGGGCGGGCACTCGGCTTCGTCGACCGGTGCACCGCGCCGATAGCAAACCCAGGGCGCGGTCGGCACACCGATCTGCGCGCAGACCGTCTTCGACTGGGCTTTGTCGTCGCCGAGCCCTCTGACAAATGGTCCGGCACCGACATAGGGGATACGATGCATGTTGCACAGCAGCGGGATTAACATCTCCGAATTGACGAAACCGCCGCGATTGAGCAGCGGAAAGACGAAATCCGCGTCCGGACGCTCGAACAGCGCATCAAAGCTGTTGGCGAGACGCAGATTGAGGTTGAGCTCTTCGAGCGCCCTGCGCACTTCGTGATGATAGATTGCGTGATTGCCGTCTTCGGGATGCATACCACCGCCCCAAAGCGCATGCTTGGCGATGAACAGGATACGAAGCCGTTCCCTGGCTACGTCCGGAATTTCAAGCGGCTGAACGGATTTTGCCACATCCCCCTCCCGATGAGTGCACCCGTTATGCGCCTTTGTAACGCCGATAACCGCGTCTCGCCAAATCACGCGGTGGGCAAGGCCCGGCCCTTGGGCTAGACGGGGCCGCCATGCGGTTGAACGATTGCCACAACAGCGAGGATTTCCGCCGACTGGCGAAACGGCGCCTCCCCGGCCCGGTCTTCCATTATATCGACGGCGGCGCCGATGACGAAGCAACACTTCGCCGCAACACGGCGTCCTTCGAGGATTGCGATCTGGTACCCAGCGTCCTGGCCGGCGTACGGGATATCGACATGACGACGACCGTCATGGGCCGCACCATATCGATGCCGCTCTTCCTCTCGCCGACTGCGCTCCAGCGCCTGTTCCACTGGCAGGGCGAACGCGCGGTGGCCCGGGCCGCCGAGAAATTCGGCACCTATTTCGGCATTTCCTCTCTCGCCACAGTCGGGATCGCGGAAATCGGCGCGGACTATGACTGCCCCAAAATGTTTCAGCTCTACATCCACAAGGACAAGGGGCTGAACCGGGCGATGGTCGAGCAATGCAAGGCGGCGAAGTTCGACGCGCTGACTCTGACGGTCGACACGATCGTCGGCGGTAACCGCGAACGCTGCTTGCGCACCGGTTTCACCTCCCCGCCCCGCATCACGCCGCGCTCCTTTCTGAGCTATGCCGCCAAACCGGCCTGGGGGCTCAATTACCTCCTTCGCGAAAAATTCGAGCTTCCGAATCTCAAGGACCATATCGGCGAGGGCAGCAATATCGCGCTCTCGATCGGCGACTATTTCTCGACGATGCTCGATCAGTCGCTCGACTGGAAGATGGCCGAGGAAATCCGGGCCGATTGGGGCGGCGAATTCTGCCTCAAGGGGATCATGTCGGTCGACGACGCCAAGCGCGCCGCCGATATCGGCGCGACCGCGATCATGGTGTCCAACCATGGCGGGCGGCAGCTCGACGGCGGCCGCGCGCCCTTCGACCAGCTCGCCGAAATCGTCGACGCGGTCGGCGACCGGATCGACGTGATATGCGACGGCGGGATCCGGCGCGGCAGCCATGTGCTGAAGGCGCTCAGCGTCGGCGCCAAGGCCTGTTCGGGCGGGCGGCTCTACCTGTATGCGCTGGCCGCGGCCGGACAGGCCGGGGTGGAACGGGCGCTGGCCAATCTGCGCGCGGAGATCGAACGCGACATGAAACTGATGGGCGTGACATCGGTCGCCCAGCTCAACCGGGACAATCTGCGCCGGCGCTGACGCCTATCGGCTCGCCGGCCGCGTGTCGCCCGTCGCCGGGCGGCCGACGGGCCGCGTCGCGACCTGCGGCATCCGCCCTTCCAGCGCGTCGAGCCAGCGACCGGCCTGCATGCCGATCCGGATCTGCGGTTCGGACGGCGTCATGCCGATCTCGGCTTCCCATTGCGCGACTTTCGTCTCGGCCTGCTCGAAAGCTTCGCCGAGCGGCTGGGGGCGCCGCAGCGCCCGGTTGATGAAGGCGTCGCCGAAATAGGTCCAGTCATTGGTTGCCGCGCAACCGAAGGACGTGCGGTCGGCGGCGGCGGCAGTGATCACGACGCTGGTCGGCGAAGACAGTGCCGGGACGAATGTGCCGGCAAAACAGGCGTTCACGATCAGCAGCCGGTTGGCGATCCGCAACTCGCCCAACAATGTCGACAGGCGCAGCGCCGACATGGTCCCGTAACCCTGATCGCCATAATAATAGACGATGCCGGCCGGGAGGCCGTGGCTCGTCGCGTAGAGGATCAGAACATCCTCCGCCGGGTCCATGACCTCGGCGATCCTGGCAAGCGCGATCGACAGCGAGGTGAAGGATCCACGCGGCAGGCTGTCATCGCCATTGCCGTCGGGCGCGGCGAGAACGATCGTCCGGCCTTCGGCGTCATAGCGCCGGGCAAGAACATGTGCCGCCTCGCGCGCCTCGCGTCCGAACACCGGATCGCTGTCGAGCGCGATGGAGAGGACATAGGCGTCGACGGTGCCGGGGCGGTGCGCGGCGATATCATCCAGCGCACGGGACAGGCGCAGATGATCGTCGAGCGCGGCCCGCGCGCCGATATCATATTCGATCTCGGTCCCCGCATTGGCTCCGAGCACCGCCTCGTGCGGCTGGACCCGCGACAGAAAGGAGGGCAGCGGACGGGTATGGCTGACGACGCCGTCCGATTGTGCCGCCACCGGCAACGCCGCAATGGCGAAAACCAGCGCCAACAGCGGGACGGCGCACTCCGTAAATCGACGAGTTCGCGACTTTGGCAGTGGCGTTCTCCGGCAGAAACAAGCGGGAAGAGTGTTGCCCTGTTCCCGGGGAGTCAAGCCGGCCGCTATGAGCGGGGTTCGGCCGCCAGCCGCGAAATCAGGATCGCCGCGCGCCGTGCCTGGCGCGGGATGCTGTCGAGATGGATCGTCTCGCCCGGGGCATGGGCGCGCTCGCCGGACGGGCCCATGCCTGCCAGGGCGTCCGCGTACGGCGCGACGAAGGAGATGTCGGCCGCGCCGCGTCGCAGCGGATCGAGGACCGGCTGCTCGTCGAGGCCCAGATCGCGATTGACGGCATTGAGCCGGTCGAGCAGCGCCCGGTTGCCGTCGGTGGGCGCCATGGGCGGATAGCCCTCGTCGAAGGAGATGCTGGCCGATGTGCCGGGCGCATGATCGGCAACGATGGCCTCCATCCGCTCGCGCACCCGGTCCGTCTGTTCCTGCGTCAAGGTACGAAAGTCGCCGCGCGCCATCGCGACCGGAGGGATGATGTTGGTTTTGCCCGTGGCTTCCACGCTGAGCAGGTCTTCGGCGAAGCTCGCGGTCGTCCCGGCGGCCATCAGCCCGACATTGAAGGTAAGGCTCGGCTCGGGAAGTTCGGTGCGGAACCGATGGATGATGCGGGCCAGCTCGAAAGCGGCCCCATCGCCCGCCCCTTCGCTGAAAATGCCCGAACTGTGCCCCTCGTTGCCGCTCGTCTGCACCGTCCAGGCGTTGGAAGACCGGCGCGCGATCACGCCCATATCGCGCCCATCCTGGATCGACAGACTTTCGAAACCGAGTGCGACATCCGCCCATTGCCCGGCGGCGACCAGATCGCGGCGCGATATTTCGACCGGTTCGCCAAAATCTTCCTCGTCGCCGGTCAGCGCGACCGTGATATTGGCGTCCTCCAGCGTCCCGGCGGCATGCATCGCCCGGAGCGCCGCCAGGATGATGATGATCCCACCCTTGTCGTCGTAGACGCCCGGCCCTGTCGCCCGATCGCCGTTGCGGACGAAGGTCTGGAACTCGGAATCGACCTCGAACACCGTATCGGTATGGGCGATCAGCAGGATACGCGTGCCGTTCGGATCGCCTTGATGCCGGGCGAGAAGATGGCCGCCGCGCTCGACTTCGTCCTGCGCGATATAGTCGACGGCAAAGCCCAGCGCCTCGAATTCGGGCCGCAGCATGTCCATGACGGCCCGATTGCCGGCAATGTTGCGCGTTCCGCTGTTCTGGTTCGTCAGACGTTCAAGCAGCGATATCGACCGCTCATATTCCGCATCGACGGTTTCCGTCATCTGCTGTTCGGCCGGGGAGAGTTGGGCGTTAGCCGGAACCGACACCATCGACAGACATGCCGCCGTCACAGCCGAAAACGCGAAACTTTTCATGATCTTCTCCGTCGGAAACATGCGGCCAGCGCTCAGAGCAGAACCGCCAGCAAAATGGCGAACGCGGCAAATTGCACGATCGCGATCAAGATGATCGTACCGCGCAAACGGTTGACTCGGGCTTCGCTCTGCGCATCGAGCGCGGCGATCGCCTCGGCCAGTTCCTGTTTCGTCGGCAGGCTTTCCATCGCTTCGCGGAGCAGGTCCGCATCGGATGGCTGTCCCTCCTCTGGCGGAAGTATCTCGGTGCCGCCCTCTCCCTTGCGCTTGGCGAGGCGGTCGGCCAGCAGGCTTCCCGCCTTGGTTGCGGCTTCGATACCCGCGCGCCGGACCTGCGGATGG
Coding sequences within it:
- the creD gene encoding cell envelope integrity protein CreD, with translation MSETSTDRSPGFKLALVLLVAFLLSIPLFAIWLLVYDREQQSQTALASIAEGWGGPQVLSGPQLVIPYRAETSETTQENGRAVTRTRMVWRELALAPETFELETELAPERRARSIYEAVVYRATASGQVRFTLPGDLARLGVERASLALDRAELRFGLSDMRGIQEADIRFNGDDVDLRSGGGNGPGFSAFVDASALADASIPASFALAFRGNQRLSLQPLAGETEWTVWSSWPHPSFQGGFLPDESEVTDDGFSATYRITNLALGRSLVATGDAAGQPDPNMHMSMGRFAYDVPPGEYETRVSLILPVDLYSQVDRSVKYGFLIIGFTFLAYLMFDVIAGVRVSTVEYLLVGAALVLFFVLLLAFAELIGFGWAFIVAAAAIVGLNTSYSAAVLKSWRRAAYIGGLLAGLYAVMFILLSLETFSLLIGSLLLFVALAAIMYATRNIDWGKSGAPQA
- a CDS encoding D-alanine--D-alanine ligase family protein, which translates into the protein MSATIEPLLIPQEAKERLRIMFIAKHALWDGGLHPEDGNHALYHHETRTILEEIGLNLTLANSFDALLTRPDVDFVFPLLNRAGFVNSEMLGPLLCNMHRIPYLGASPIIRGLSDDKHLSKLVAVRAGVPTSPWAVYRRGAPVDEADCPEGDRLVVKPNASSASWGVQDATDWDGVAHAVADIHNQGHDAIVEPFLNGSDVEVPVITTGDPVVLPMLVFQQADPTHLRTYYEKRDLVGRAHKYSLDPFDDAEWVPKIVELTTKLFREFRPFDYGRFEFRLDRESGEVQFLEVNLNCNLWSEKVFGRAAKLAGLTQAELIETILADSLRRNGLIGH
- a CDS encoding D-alanine--D-alanine ligase family protein; amino-acid sequence: MAKSVQPLEIPDVARERLRILFIAKHALWGGGMHPEDGNHAIYHHEVRRALEELNLNLRLANSFDALFERPDADFVFPLLNRGGFVNSEMLIPLLCNMHRIPYVGAGPFVRGLGDDKAQSKTVCAQIGVPTAPWVCYRRGAPVDEAECPPAERWVIKPNASSASWGIGDAFDWAGVEHAVADIHNQGHDAIVEPYLDGYDVQVAFISIDEPMMLPMLIYEREDPSRLWTYYEKRDLISNNEKSSLQRFDDPEFGPAVAEMAMRVAKAFRPFDYGRIEFRLDRTSGDINFIEINLNCNLWSEKVMAKAAEAAGFSHAQLLETILADSLARNGFIVL
- a CDS encoding alpha-hydroxy acid oxidase; translated protein: MRLNDCHNSEDFRRLAKRRLPGPVFHYIDGGADDEATLRRNTASFEDCDLVPSVLAGVRDIDMTTTVMGRTISMPLFLSPTALQRLFHWQGERAVARAAEKFGTYFGISSLATVGIAEIGADYDCPKMFQLYIHKDKGLNRAMVEQCKAAKFDALTLTVDTIVGGNRERCLRTGFTSPPRITPRSFLSYAAKPAWGLNYLLREKFELPNLKDHIGEGSNIALSIGDYFSTMLDQSLDWKMAEEIRADWGGEFCLKGIMSVDDAKRAADIGATAIMVSNHGGRQLDGGRAPFDQLAEIVDAVGDRIDVICDGGIRRGSHVLKALSVGAKACSGGRLYLYALAAAGQAGVERALANLRAEIERDMKLMGVTSVAQLNRDNLRRR
- a CDS encoding C13 family peptidase — protein: MALVFAIAALPVAAQSDGVVSHTRPLPSFLSRVQPHEAVLGANAGTEIEYDIGARAALDDHLRLSRALDDIAAHRPGTVDAYVLSIALDSDPVFGREAREAAHVLARRYDAEGRTIVLAAPDGNGDDSLPRGSFTSLSIALARIAEVMDPAEDVLILYATSHGLPAGIVYYYGDQGYGTMSALRLSTLLGELRIANRLLIVNACFAGTFVPALSSPTSVVITAAAADRTSFGCAATNDWTYFGDAFINRALRRPQPLGEAFEQAETKVAQWEAEIGMTPSEPQIRIGMQAGRWLDALEGRMPQVATRPVGRPATGDTRPASR
- a CDS encoding M20/M25/M40 family metallo-hydrolase, which translates into the protein MKSFAFSAVTAACLSMVSVPANAQLSPAEQQMTETVDAEYERSISLLERLTNQNSGTRNIAGNRAVMDMLRPEFEALGFAVDYIAQDEVERGGHLLARHQGDPNGTRILLIAHTDTVFEVDSEFQTFVRNGDRATGPGVYDDKGGIIIILAALRAMHAAGTLEDANITVALTGDEEDFGEPVEISRRDLVAAGQWADVALGFESLSIQDGRDMGVIARRSSNAWTVQTSGNEGHSSGIFSEGAGDGAAFELARIIHRFRTELPEPSLTFNVGLMAAGTTASFAEDLLSVEATGKTNIIPPVAMARGDFRTLTQEQTDRVRERMEAIVADHAPGTSASISFDEGYPPMAPTDGNRALLDRLNAVNRDLGLDEQPVLDPLRRGAADISFVAPYADALAGMGPSGERAHAPGETIHLDSIPRQARRAAILISRLAAEPRS